ACCGTCAAGGACACTGCAAGAACAAATGCCGAAGATCATAGTGAGGGAAGAGTACCACCTCCAAATGTATCCTTCAAATCCCATAGCCTCTCCCGCCGTTCCGATGGGAGTGGAGCTAGCACACGCTCTTTTGCCTTCCCAATGTACGTCTATATAAATTTTCTAAGGTGAACTATGCATGGATAGTCCCTATCTTTTCATATGGATGCACTGTGTACTAAAGGATGGGCATGCATACAGTTTTGAATGTATAATACAGAGCTAGTGTTCATCGAATAATTTCTAGTATTATACATGCTCAtgcacacacaaaattcagaCATACGCATGTCTACAGTAGTTTGTGTGCATAGGAAGCATCATCTGTGTGCATACtcatgtatgtatatatgcacGGAAGTTCCCAAACCtaaaacttttcttttattggcTAAGATCCCGAACATTGAACTCGGTCGATGAAGAATATAGCTTTGTTTATTAGAGAACAAAGAAGCGTGCATGGCCATTGTGCTACTGTTCTAATTGTAGTTGGGCGTTATACCATGGTACATGGCCAACCTGCTACTGTTTGAATTGTAGCTGGGCGTTCTGCTACCCTTGGAACTGTAGCAGAAAGAATCCATTGTGAGTTTACAACCATGTATGCATGTTTCTTTAACCATAGAGGACATTTGTCCGTCTTTAAGTAGAAACAGAAATccttaataataatattttcttttactaaATTATAATCTATATATTTGATATCTTTTCATGTCTCTGTGTCTCTTGCAAATGCAATCTATGGTTTGTGACTGTTATGCACATTTTGATATGGCAGATTGACAGATGGGATGAAAAATTCTATGAAGGTTACACAGTATACCGAAGAGAAGTGTCTGGAGCCACCAGCAGCGGCCAAAGTATCGACTAAAAAAGtaaccaaatcaaaacccaCCTATTGGTGTCGGTGCTTTTCTTGGTGCAAGTGGGGTTGTTCTTGTCATCGTCACTGTTCTAGTCCTTCTTGTTCTTGCTGTGGTGgttgttgttgagaaatgtAAGTGCTATCCTCTTTCTTTGTCCATAATGAATGCCTAACCTTCCTTTAAGGTACTTGTTCCGAGAAAAGTATGTATAGTTACAGAAGATCAGTCATTCACACATCGAAATCCCCTCAAACTCAGTTGATAGTTGGAGTGTCTTCTATTCTATGTCAGATATCTAGTGCAATAATTTCTAGTACTCTAGTTTCAGGTCATATTTTTTGCTTTGGTTTATGCACAACATGCTACATGGCGTAACTTGAATTGTACAGTAGGTTTAATGCATCTTATAATACATGTAGCATTTGCATACAATAAGGGAAACTTGTAAGCTCTCTTGTCTGATTAGTCTCAGTTTCATCTAGTGGGAAGCCCTGAATGCTACACGAAATCTGCAATGCTTTGCATTCCAAAGGCATACGAAGAAGAACAACccaggtctctctctctcatttgcCATATCATAAAGTAATGTGAGCAGAGCAGGCTGTGAAAAACCTTGACAGACAAAACTTTATGTCAACATGCTGTTCCAGGAAGAATGTGCTACCAATTTGACAAGAGCAATCTGCCAAGCCAATCACGGGCATAGCTAGCAACTTTCTTCGCAACGGAAGCTGATTTTAATTGAAGCATGGATTTGAATGACAGAACATTCAGCAGCAGAATCAGCACCAGCCCTTATGTTATCTTGATTTATCAGGCATGGTCCGAGAGTACAGAGCGGGCTCATCACATGTTACCAAAATCTCCTTCCAACAAAGAATACTTTGGTAATGTACATAACCAATTTGAGATGCCATATGATCATTTAGTTTTAAATATGCAGGTCCATCCATGAGAAAAGGATccacaaatttattttttattatagttaCCTggatattttcttcaaatgaGACTGTCGCTGAAACGATAAGCAGGATATTTCACAATTGGCAATTCTCTCCTCACTTGTTAATATCAGAAGTTGCGAAAAAAACATTGTTCTCTCAATCCATGggcttaaaaaaatatatatatatagggttaAAAATTTTCTGGTCACTTGGTTTTACTTGgaaattcaatttggtcactgtgaattttttttagccAAATTGATCATTGTGTTTTCCaaagtttacaatttatagacATTCTCCGTTATCTTCCGTTAAgtgcagtttttatttttatttttgtaggaAGCAACTTCAGACTTCTTCCTCTAACTCAACAAGTTAGGGTATATTGTGCTATTAGGGGTTAACATATTGAGAGAAAtggttgaaattgaaattgtgaggtctaaggaaaataaaaaaggcaaatcaaattcaaatgaaatcaACAACTTTCCAATATAATGTTGGTGCTCTATCACCTTGATTACATCTCCTTGCCATATGAAGTCACAATACACTTTTCACTCAATCGATTCAAGTTTAATATAGCATTCAATCTATGACCTTATAACTCATAGTTCCGATTTCAACCCAAAATTTCTCCCAGTTTGTTAAACCTTAACAACACAATATACCATAACTCataaaatcatacaattaaaaatTGCACTTAGAGAATGTTAACGGAAGATAATAGAATgtctataaattgtaaactttAGGAAACACAATGACcaagtttattaaaaaaaattcttagtgaccaaattgaattttcgtGTAAAACCCAGTgacccaaaaatatatatttaaagggAGATtataatttctcaaaaaaagaagaagaagaaagggagaTATGATAAGAATATCATTAAATCATTAAGAAATGCCacttttttaataataaaaaaatattgaagtGGCAGATTTGTGAAATTTGCAATTTGGGGTTGGGTGTTATCAAATCGAATATGAATTGGGCTTCGATTAAAAAGTCCAAGGCCCAAAAAGCAATCTCCCATTCCCTCCTCTCCTCATCTCCTCCGTTGCCCGTGATGGCGCTGCTTATTGCTCAGCAGCTCAAGAATTTTTATAGAAGTTTTTTAGTctgagaatttaaattttgataaaaaatgaaactttttcCGTGTTGCAGTTGATATTCGTTCAAGAATGTTGCCATGTTGCTGATATTTAGCTTACTACTCCTTCCTGTTAGAGTTTTGAGAGCTGGAATTCACACTACGATTTTGAAGAAGGGAAAGAAGAAAGCAAAGTGACTTTAACAGCGATGGTACCGCATTCTTTGACTGCTAATTTCTAAAACACTCATTTTAagcatttcttcattttgattaattttgtttttgttgttttttcttttaatgttCTTCGGGTTTTCATATATGAAGTATATTGTAAATAACGTGTTTGAGGAAAGGCCGCAGAGTGACCAATTCTTATTTATCTTCTACTGGTCTTGGAATATGCTTGCTAGGTCACTatcaaaaagagaaagaaacaaattagtGCCTGTTCAGATTTAGTTTTTCATCATGAACTACTAACTGTACAGGCATTTGTATTGCATCTGACAGTTGTTGAGTAACGTGTGGAAATAGATTACGAATAAATATTTGTTACTTAAAAGTTGACTGGCATATAAAGCTCTATCTCAATTGCTGATGAGAAatatttactttttctttgatttttgttgaattttagATGGATGAGTGGTTAAAGAACCAGATCTTTGCAATCCATGCACTTTCTGGTGTAGGGTCGGTGGCATTAGGCACAGCTCTTACTTACCCTCTTGATACTATCAAAACCCTTATTCAGGTTTGTTACCGACATCTTTGCCTAGATTTCTGATGCTTGAgaagttatttgtttttcaaaatctcTGTTATGTACTACTCTTcttaatgaatattttttcctataaaaaaaatgaagagcaATGTCATAATCTGCTTCTACCCTGGATcctcatttattttcattGTGAGAACAGGTTGGTTCAGGGTCTAATAAACAACTGACAACTGCTCAGGTTTTAAAGAGAGTTCGATACTTTTCAGGAAATACAGGTGCTTCCccgaattttttattttttcaattctaCCTTTACTTGACAAGATATAAGAAGCATGGGAGTACATGAGAGTTACTAGGATGGTTTCATTAGTGTTTCCACATCCTGCTGCTCTCCCCCAACCCCCAAAACACCCTCAAGGGCTTACTGATAAGTGCTAAGTTTGGTTTGTGATGCATATTGTAGGTTTGTACAATGGTTTCCTATGGCTGGCAGTGGGAAGAACTTTTGGGGTTGGAGCTCGCTTTGGGACCTATGAAATTTTGACAGCCTTTTATAAAGGTATTTCCCTTAATTTGTCTGTACCCGATAATAAACATGTGAAGTTACATGGATAGAGTGGTGTATCAATATATGGTACCAAAATTTATCTTTGTTATAATTGATTTACAGCTTCTGATACATTATGTGGTTGCAAATACCTCTTTTGCAGATGGTCGAGAAGATAACTATGTCTATGTCTCTGAGGCCCTCCTGGCAGGACTTGTTGCTGGTGTTGCAGAAGCACTAATAAGTTCTCCCTTTGAACTTATAAAACTTCGTGCCCAGGTGACCTCTGCTTCTCGCATTCCAAGCTCGGCCTCTCTCACAGAAAAGGGAGCTGTTGCACCTGTGATTCAAAGGTTATTGCGTGGATATATTCCGGACGTGAAGGCATTAAATTCTTCTGTTGGCCTTTTATCCACCCTAACAACCAAACATCCCAATATGACGAGTGCTTTACAAGAGTATCCATGGATGATGACGGGATCTGGGAGGCCACCATCCGTGTTCAGTGTTAGGAAACCATCTGAAGTCATCTGTTTAGAAGGATGGGGTGCATTATGGAGAGGCCTACGGTCAGGGGTTGTTCGGGATTCAGTTTTTGGTGGCATATTCTTCTCTACTTGGCAATCCCTGCACCGAGCAATGCTTGACTGGAAGGCAGTGGGGATGGATCCAGAACCTAGGTATTAAAGGGACTTGCTATGACCTACCCCATATTAGTTCAATCACACCATCAAGCACCATATTTTGCATTTCTCATGTCTGTGCATCCAATGCTTAcatgtaaaaaataaattaacgtaccctttttctttttactgaAGTGCATTTTCTTTGTCTAAGGTCGGATGATGAAATTGGTCCTCTGTCTCCTTGGGCTGTGAGTCTTGCTGCTGGAGTTTCTGGTTCAGTTGCTGCAGCTGCTTCTCATTGTTTTGACACTGCTAAGTCTCGATCACAATGTATTGTGCTGCCCAAGGTATGCTACCTGTTCTTGGCAACGTTGGTCTGCTTTGGGTGTGATCTACTAGCATCAGCTCAACAAAATGCCTTGCAATGggtgtttttttattaataaggTTGCTTTGGTAATGAATGTTGaaagtttgtgttttgttttgggcaGTTTGTCTCTAGGGAGAGGAAGCTTCTGAAATGGGGAAGACCAGGGAATAGGTTTGAGAGACTTACAGGGATTCACCCTGCAGACAGGAATCTCCTGTTCCGTGGCCTTGGGTTACGGATGGCTCGCAGTGGGATTGCATCATTCATCATGGTGGGAAGTTATTTCTTGACTGTGGATCGTCTTGCTTGAAGATGATCAAATTAATTGGCATAGAATGCTTAGTTGAATTCACAGAGAGCTGCATATGTGTAGCTGTATACGTTTAGCTGTTTTGTTATCTAAATGAAACTAGTCTTCTTGTCCAAAGGCATTGATAATACATCTTCGGGTTTAACATGCTTGTCCGTGTCTTCCTCTAAACAAAATCTCGTCTTGGTTATTCTTTTTAACTACACTTCTGCACATTTTCGTTGTATgattctccctctctctctttttttcttagttattatttatttttttggtcatggaaaaaaggaaagaaaaaaaaaaaaggaagtaaAGTAAGCAAGCCCACTGCGACGTGTCGTTTCCCGCTCACGGAGTGGCAGCTAGGGTTTTAGATAGTTGCAGATGTTTTCAACCTCTCTGCTCAACTTTCACTCTCAGCCCTGCAAACATGAATAACAGAGAAAATAACCAGACTTGTTTTCAATAACCCAATAATTGCTTTgtattacaaatttacaatcaacaacaaaaacccaaaagaaattaaaaaaatggtaGGCGCTCTCGCCAGAACCCCACCTCTCTTCTCCTCGTTCATCAAAATCCCACTTCCCCTAATCTCCCGCAATTCTCGCTGCATTTTTCGTACAATTATCCACTTCCTGAAACCTAAACTGACCCCAACTTCCATGGACAACTTCTCCATGGACAAAAGGCTCCATCTTTGCACTCTGGCTCTCTCCAATGATTCACCTTCGCGTTCGGCTTCGGCGCCACTGGTTTCCAACAAATCCAAGAAGAAAGCAAGGCGAGAATCGCCGGAGGGGGTACTGAGGCACAAGCTCGACATGTGTTCCAGGCATGGCCACCTGGTCGAAGCTCTGAGGATTTATGATGAGGCCAGAAGTAGAGGGCTCCCGCTTAGTCTGCACCATTATAATGTTTTGCTTTATTTGTGCTCTTCCAATGGTGGtgctgatgatgatggtgtGGGTTTGAAGAggggttttgagatttttcgcCAGATGGTTGATGATAAGGTTGTGCCCAATGAGGCCACTTTTACCAGTGCTGCTAGGCTTGCGGCAGCAGCAGAGGACCCGGAAATGGCCTTTCATTTGGTGAAGCAGATGAAGGGTCTTGGGATTCCGCCCAAGTTGAGGTCCTACGGCCCGGCATTGTTTGGGTTCTGTAAGAAGGGGGAGGCTGATAGAGCTTATGAAGTTGATGCCCACATGGTAGAATCTAAGGTCATCGCTGAGGAGCCTGAGATTTCTGCTTTGTTAAAAGTTAGTTCTGATTCTAGCAAGGGTGACAAGGTTTATGAGATGTTGCACCGGTTGCGGATTTCCGTGAGGCAGGTCTCCGAGTCGACTTCTGGGGTGGTGGAGGAGTGGTTTATGTCGGAGGAGGCGGCGAATGTTGGGATGGAGAGTTGGGACGTGGAGAAGGTGAGGGAAGGGGTTGTGAGAGGAGGTGGTGGGTGGCATGGGCAAGGGTGGTTGGGGAGTGGGAATTGGAGGGTGGTTAGGACTCAGATGGATGAAGCAGGGACATGCTCTTGTTGCGGCCAAAAGCTTGTTTCTATCGATATTGATCCAAAAGAAACTGAGAATTTTGCTACCTCTTTGAACAAATTGGCTAGCCAAAGGGAGGTTAAGGCTGATTTTTTTCAGTTCAAGGTGTGACTCTGCTTTCCTTGTTTATTTGTCTTCAGTTTCTGAGATTTTAAGAAAATTGGTTACCCATGACGGATTAGAGTTTTAAGATTCAAGTTTTAACTTTAGCATATCATAATTCGAAAATTTGAAAGCTCAATGATTGGATGAACTTATGCGATTTGCGCAAATGATTCAACTTGCTTGATATGCATCTTTATATTCATGTCGTTATATTAATGGGAAGAGTTCCCCCTTGGAGGGCCTTGTGGATGTATGCATTAAGTTGTATAAATTGTTTGCAACTATATTGTTGTTTAACTAAATACTAATTTTGTGATGATTAGTGCTTCAATTTCGCTTAGAGGTCAAGACTGACATTAGAATTTAGAACACAGTGTACGAGATATGATATCTCCTAAGCTTGGGTTTATTGGGAAAATAGCTTCATAACTCCATTAGGAGGTccgacccaaaaaagaaagaaactctGTTAGGAGGCACAGTTTATAAAGAGTACTAGTGGCAGTGCCTTCCCAATCTTGTGAGATCCAATTGTTGTCAAACCCCCCATTCCTCGTGTGTTTTCTTGTCATGTTATCATGATACCGATTTCATTAATTAGTCAATGGTCGATATCTCATATTTTGTATGATTCAGGCAAATGATACATAAAATGTTTGTCAGCTGTCATGATTGATTAGAAGTTAAACTCATCCAGGAGTGGCTTCAGAAGCATGGTCCATTTGATGCTGTTATAGATGGTGCCAATGTGGGTCTTATCAATCTACATAATTTCAGCTTTTCCCAGGTGAGTGGGAGACTATGATTAGTTTTGTAACACTCCATAGTTTGATTTCTTCATATCAGTATATAATAGGCTACTTCATGACTCCATCTTTGGTTGTAGCTCAATACTCTGGTGAACCGGTTACGCCAAATGAGCCCGTCAAAGAGATTGCCACTTGTTATATTACACACAAATCGTGTAACTGGTGGCCCTGCTCAGAATTCTAATAACAAGAAACTGTTAGAGAGTTGGAAAAAGGCTGGTGCACTTTATGCTACCCCAGCTGGTTCAAATGATGATTGGTAAGTTTGCATATCTTGAGCAATAAAATGATTGGACTGATTTCTTAGAGATTGTTGCATGTTGAAAAGGAGAAATATTTACACGAATAGTtgcaacatatatatatatatatatatatatatatgctccATGGCTTAAATATCTATAGGTCTCAGATTATTACCAGAGTTTGAATGTGCCTAAAAGGTATTCCCGTGTGATTTATAGGTACTGGTTATATGCTGCTGTTAATTCCAAGTGTTTGCTGGTGACAAACGATGAGATGAGAGACCACTTGTTCCAACTTCTAGGGACTAACTTTTTCCCAAGATGGAAGGAAAAACATCAGGTATCATGCTTCTGCTGATTTATGTTCTCAATATCTAGAAGAATCTTTGGTATGTAGTCAAAATCTTGTCCGAATTGTCTATCCATCCATGCAAACAGCTTGAGGGGGCTTTTGCTTGGATCCATCTTTAAATGTATCCCCCAATTTCTCAAAGATAATAAGGGAGGAGACATTTGAAAGGGCATTTGGCTGTTCTTGTATTTCTTTCTTAGATAGTATGGCAAACACCAGTAAccagaaatttgaaaaaattaataaataaaattaattgttCACTGTTTATATATGTTCATATTTTGCAGGTTCGAATGTCAGTCTCGAGGCAGGGACTTGCCCTTCACATGCCACCCCCATATTCAATTGTAATTCAGGTGTGATAATCAGCCAataatatcttcttctttctttcatctAGTTGTTGTTGGTATAAACACAAACTTTTGCTTTAGTTGTATGGAGTTGTAACAGCCTAGAACACAAGTTGATGAATACATTGTTGGGTGATGTAAATGCAGGAGTCGGAGGATGGGCGGTGGCACGTGCCAACAACCACAGGTGATGACATTGAGACCCCAAGGCAGTGGCTGTGTGCCACCAGAGCCACAACAAATACCAAATAgagggatatatatatatatatatatatatatttctttgaTTCTTAATTCATATGTGGTTTTtcaaagataaaaatataattcattGTACACTATGATTTAGAGTACACTGTAATTGCTATTTGTGTGAGAATAATGCCCTCCTCAAGGTTAACTTAATCTATAGATTTCTTTGGTCTACATATATTTGAACTTAAGGGTTCGTTTAAGTTAAGGATTGATTACATATTTCTAATCTCGGTCGTTAGATTGTATTCATTAGATGTGTTAGTAAATTTAATATGCAACAGACATGCAGTCCAACGATCATGATTAAAAATATGTAATCAAtccttaacataaaatatttattgaagAATTTTCG
The window above is part of the Prunus dulcis chromosome 1, ALMONDv2, whole genome shotgun sequence genome. Proteins encoded here:
- the LOC117614294 gene encoding S-adenosylmethionine mitochondrial carrier protein, yielding MMDEWLKNQIFAIHALSGVGSVALGTALTYPLDTIKTLIQVGSGSNKQLTTAQVLKRVRYFSGNTGLYNGFLWLAVGRTFGVGARFGTYEILTAFYKDGREDNYVYVSEALLAGLVAGVAEALISSPFELIKLRAQVTSASRIPSSASLTEKGAVAPVIQRLLRGYIPDVKALNSSVGLLSTLTTKHPNMTSALQEYPWMMTGSGRPPSVFSVRKPSEVICLEGWGALWRGLRSGVVRDSVFGGIFFSTWQSLHRAMLDWKAVGMDPEPRSDDEIGPLSPWAVSLAAGVSGSVAAAASHCFDTAKSRSQCIVLPKFVSRERKLLKWGRPGNRFERLTGIHPADRNLLFRGLGLRMARSGIASFIMVGSYFLTVDRLA
- the LOC117612286 gene encoding proteinaceous RNase P 1, chloroplastic/mitochondrial, translating into MVGALARTPPLFSSFIKIPLPLISRNSRCIFRTIIHFLKPKLTPTSMDNFSMDKRLHLCTLALSNDSPSRSASAPLVSNKSKKKARRESPEGVLRHKLDMCSRHGHLVEALRIYDEARSRGLPLSLHHYNVLLYLCSSNGGADDDGVGLKRGFEIFRQMVDDKVVPNEATFTSAARLAAAAEDPEMAFHLVKQMKGLGIPPKLRSYGPALFGFCKKGEADRAYEVDAHMVESKVIAEEPEISALLKVSSDSSKGDKVYEMLHRLRISVRQVSESTSGVVEEWFMSEEAANVGMESWDVEKVREGVVRGGGGWHGQGWLGSGNWRVVRTQMDEAGTCSCCGQKLVSIDIDPKETENFATSLNKLASQREVKADFFQFKEWLQKHGPFDAVIDGANVGLINLHNFSFSQLNTLVNRLRQMSPSKRLPLVILHTNRVTGGPAQNSNNKKLLESWKKAGALYATPAGSNDDWYWLYAAVNSKCLLVTNDEMRDHLFQLLGTNFFPRWKEKHQVRMSVSRQGLALHMPPPYSIVIQESEDGRWHVPTTTGDDIETPRQWLCATRATTNTK